A section of the Babylonia areolata isolate BAREFJ2019XMU chromosome 1, ASM4173473v1, whole genome shotgun sequence genome encodes:
- the LOC143293278 gene encoding TGF-beta receptor type-1-like, producing MHAARYEHWKLHGKHRRQMNTKMEFVTLFFLLSIAQSEGLICRYCQDCGSSATPRNETCVTDGICITVITRWEGHTRLSKQCKSKSEEFLTDRPLFCEVNQQVTDTSNVKCCSDHDLCNDFDHPTLAPPPPKSVNARISGVSEDEGSLSAVELMIVITVPVVLLCVVLVTLYCVYQQYHRHSRPYAPQPDVDASLLMNEEPQSLREFYNWSQSGSGSGLPLLVQRTIARQIRLGEIIGKGRFGEVWCGHWRGENVAVKIFSSREERSWFREAEIYQTVMLRHENILGFIAADNKDNGTWTQLWLITDYHENGSLFDFLNRQAISHSVMIRLAASAACGMAHLHMEILGAQGKPAIAHRDIKSKNILVKSNNTCCIADLGLAVRHDSKTDSIDIAPNNRVGTKRYMAPECLEETLNTTHFESFKRADVYSFGLVLWEIARRCSLGGIFEDYQLPYYDMVPSDPSVDDMRKVVVTERHRPAIPNRWQAVEPLRVMSRLMKECWYHNAAARLTALRIRKTLASLASQEDLKI from the exons GTTTAATATGCAGATATTGTCAAGATTGTGGCAGTAGTGCAACACCAAGAAATGAAACATGTGTAACAGATGGAATTTGTATCACAGTCATCACAAGATGGGAAGGTCACACCCGTCTTAGTAAGCA ATGTAAAAGTAAAAGCGAAGAGTTCTTGACAGACCGGCCTCTGTTCTGTGAAGTGAATCAGCAAGTAACGGACACCTCCAATGTGAAGTGTTGCTCAGATCATGACTTGTGTAATGACTTTGATCACCCAACACTTGCACCACCGCCTCCCAAGTCCGTCAATGCAAGAA TTTCAGGGGTAAGTGAGGATGAGGGCAGCCTGTCAGCGGTGGAGCTGATGATTGTAATAACAGTGCCtgtggtgctgttgtgtgtggtgttggtgacgCTCTACTGCGTCTACCAGCAGTACCATAGACACAGCAGGCCCTATGCCCCGCAGCCTGACGTGGATGCCAGTCTTCTGATGAATGAGGAGCCACAATCCCTGAGGGAATTCTACAACTGGTCTCAATCAGGATCTGGCTCAG GTCTGCCTCTTCTTGTGCAACGGACCATCGCTCGGCAGATTCGTCTGGGGGAAATCATTGGCAAAGGTCGAtttggagaggtgtggtgtggtcactGGAGAGGGGAGAACGTGGCGGTGAAGATCTTCTCTTCCCGCGAGGAGCGGTCGTGGTTTAGGGAGGCAGAGATTTACCAGACGGTGATGCTGAGGCACGAGAACATTCTGGGCTTCATTGCTGCCGACAACAAAG ATAACGGAACATGGACTCAGTTGTGGCTGATCACTGACTATCACGAGAACGGCTCGCTGTTTGACTTCCTCAATCGACAGGCAATCTCACACAGTGTCATGATCCGACTGGCAGCGTCGGCAGCCTGTGGCATGGCACATCTGCATATGGAAATCCTGGGGGCACAAG GAAAGCCAGCGATAGCCCACCGTGACATCAAGTCCAAAAACATCTTGGTCAAAAGCAACAATACCTGCTGCATTGCAGATTTAG GTCTGGCAGTGCGCCATGATTCCAAAACGGACAGCATCGATATAGCCCCCAACAACCGTGTGGGCACCAAGCGCTACATGGCTCCAGAGTGCCTGGAGGAGACGCTCAACACAACTCACTTCGAGTCCTTCAAGCGTGCCGATGTCTACTCCTTTGGTCTGGTGCTGTGGGAGATAGCGAGGCGCTGCTCCCTTGGTGGGATTTTCGAGGACTATCAGCTGCCATACTATGATATGGTGCCCTCTGACCCTTCTGTTGATGAcatgaggaaggtggtggtgaccGAGCGTCACCGACCAGCCATTCCCAACCGCTGGCAGGCTGTTGAG CCGCTGCGAGTGATGTCCCGTTTGATGAAGGAGTGTTGGTACCACAACGCTGCTGCCCGTCTGACTGCACTCCGTATCCGCAAGACCTTAGCCAGTCTGGCCTCTCAGGAAGACCTGAAGATCTGA